One segment of Desmodus rotundus isolate HL8 chromosome 6, HLdesRot8A.1, whole genome shotgun sequence DNA contains the following:
- the CPA4 gene encoding carboxypeptidase A4 produces the protein MKWILFFGALIGPSICGREKFCGDQVFRINVRNGDEISKLNELVNSDNFKLNLWKSSSTSGLPVDVLVPSVSLQPVKFFLQSQGLDYSVTIEDLQALLDKENEEMQHNEEQERSSNNFNYGAYHSLEAIYREMDSIAGDFPGLASRVKIGHSFENRPMYALKFSTGEGSKRPAIWLNAGIHSREWISQATAMWTARKIVSDYGKDPAITSILEKMDIFLMPVANPDGYVYTHTRNRLWRKTRSLYPGSSCIGVDPNRNWNASFAGGGASGNPCSEVYHGPHANSEVEVKSVVDFIQEHGNFKCFIDLHSYSQLLMYPYGYTDKKAPDAEELDKVAKRAAKALASLSGTRYHVGSICATVYKASGSSTDWAYENGIKYAFTFELRDTGHYGFLLPADQIIPTAKETWLGLKTIMEHARDHLY, from the exons ATGAAGTGGATACTGTTCTTTGGGGCCCTTATCGGGCCCAGTATCTGTGGCCGAGAAAAGTTTTGTGG ggaCCAAGTTTTTAGGATTAACGTCAGAAATGGAGACGAGATCAGCAAACTAAATGAGCTGGTGAATTCAGACAACTTTAAG CTCAACCTCTGGAAATCTTCCTCCACCTCGGGCCTTCCTGTGGATGTCCTGGTCCCATCTGTTAGTCTGCAGCCAGTCAAATTCTTCCTTCAGTCCCAAGGCTTAGATTACTCCGTGACAATTGAAGACCTGCAG GCCcttttagataaagaaaatgaagaaatgcaaCACAACGAAGAGCAAGAACGGAGCAGTAATAACTTCAACTATGGGGCCTATCATTCCCTGGAAGCT ATTTACCGGGAGATGGACAGCATTGCCGGGGACTTCCCTGGCCTGGCGAGCAGGGTGAAGATCGGACATTCGTTTGAAAACAGGCCAATGTATGCACTGAAG TTCAGCACCGGAGAGGGCAGTAAGCGGCCGGCCATTTGGCTGAATGCAGGCATTCATTCCCGGGAGTGGATCTCACAGGCCACGGCCATGTGGACCGCGAGGAAG ATTGTATCTGATTATGGGAAGGATCCAGCCATCACCTCCATCTTGGAGAAAATGGATATTTTCTTGATGCCAGTGGCCAATCCTGATGGATATGTATACACGCACACTCGA AACCGACTTTGGAGGAAGACACGGTCCCTATATCCTGGAAGCTCCTGCATCGGTGTTGATCCAAACAGAAACTGGAATGCTAGTTTTGCTG GAGGGGGAGCCAGTGGCAACCCTTGCTCCGAAGTGTACCATGGACCCCATGCCAATTCTGAAGTGGAGGTGAAATCGGTGGTAGATTTCATTCAAGAGCATGGGAATTTCAAATGCTTCATCGACCTGCACAGCTACTCGCAGCTGCTGATGTATCCATATGGGTACACAGACAAAAAGGCCCCCGATGCTGAGGAGCTG GACAAGGTGGCGAAGCGTGCGGCCAAAGCTCTGGCCTCCCTGTCGGGCACTCGGTACCACGTGGGCTCCATCTGCGCCACCGTCT ACAAGGCCAGCGGCAGCAGCACCGACTGGGCGTATGAAAATGGCATCAAGTATGCGTTCACTTTTGAGCTAAGAGATACTGGGCACTATGGCTTCCTCCTGCCAGCCGACCAGATCATTCCCACCGCAAAGGAGACCTGGCTGGGGCTGAAGACCATCATGGAGCATGCGCGGGACCACCTCTACTAG